In Endozoicomonas sp. GU-1, one DNA window encodes the following:
- the pilV gene encoding type IV pilus modification protein PilV, with translation MRLKDVHSDGKSPEKKNRGAGLIEVLISLLVIIIGILGMAGVHSSSLQYNQSAYVQSQATFLATDMLDRIQANNSLARSGISYQAGLNDLEYSQCIDSGYPDSCEAGSCSPQEMAAYDILQWKFQLTCQIPGSTGSITYQDSEGVRTYIIRLSFPDMGNRAPLSDVVLKGIL, from the coding sequence ATGCGGCTGAAGGATGTTCATAGTGATGGCAAAAGCCCTGAGAAAAAGAACCGGGGTGCAGGGTTGATAGAAGTATTGATCAGCCTGCTGGTGATCATCATCGGCATTCTTGGTATGGCAGGAGTACATAGCAGCAGTTTGCAGTATAACCAGTCAGCCTATGTGCAATCACAGGCTACCTTTTTAGCGACGGATATGCTGGATCGTATTCAGGCCAACAACAGCCTGGCCAGAAGCGGTATCAGTTATCAGGCAGGTTTGAATGATCTTGAATACAGCCAATGCATTGACAGCGGCTACCCCGACAGCTGCGAAGCTGGAAGCTGTAGTCCTCAGGAAATGGCGGCCTACGATATTCTGCAATGGAAGTTTCAGCTGACCTGCCAGATTCCGGGCAGCACGGGTTCAATTACCTACCAGGACAGTGAGGGTGTTCGAACGTATATCATTCGTCTCAGTTTCCCGGATATGGGCAACAGGGCCCCCCTGAGTGATGTGGTATTAAAGGGGATACTATGA
- the fkpB gene encoding FKBP-type peptidyl-prolyl cis-trans isomerase: protein MSAVIEKGSKVTLHFSLKLDDGSVVDSTPAEKPASLIIGDGNLPEGFEETLYGLASGEDRVSRIPPEKAFGMPNPNNLQRIARGSFASGVELEEGLVMSFSDAANSELPGVVRNFDDEMVEVDFNHPLAGRHLTFEVQILDVETP, encoded by the coding sequence GTGTCAGCAGTAATTGAGAAAGGCAGCAAGGTCACTCTGCATTTTTCCCTGAAGCTGGATGATGGGAGTGTGGTGGACAGCACACCAGCGGAGAAACCGGCATCCCTGATCATCGGTGATGGTAATCTCCCGGAAGGATTTGAAGAAACGCTGTATGGCCTGGCGTCAGGTGAAGACCGGGTGTCCCGGATTCCTCCGGAAAAAGCGTTTGGTATGCCGAATCCCAATAATCTCCAGCGCATCGCCAGGGGCAGTTTTGCCAGCGGGGTTGAACTGGAGGAAGGGCTGGTGATGTCCTTTTCTGACGCGGCCAACAGTGAGCTTCCCGGCGTGGTCAGAAATTTTGATGATGAAATGGTTGAAGTTGACTTCAATCACCCTCTGGCAGGTCGGCATCTGACCTTTGAGGTACAGATTCTGGATGTAGAGACGCCTTGA
- the lspA gene encoding signal peptidase II — MQSNTSGKLHWLWLSAIVFGFDQLVKWWVIEAFSLYQQLPVLPFFSLTLAYNTGAAFSFLSDASGWQRWFLSGVAIIVSIMLVGWLKQLRSGENWQACSLSLILGGALGNLIDRLLHGHVTDFLLFYYKNWYFPAFNLADTAITVGAAMLILDMFRSNPSVESSSNDK; from the coding sequence ATGCAGAGTAATACTTCAGGAAAGCTTCACTGGCTCTGGCTCAGTGCCATCGTGTTCGGCTTTGACCAACTGGTAAAATGGTGGGTTATTGAGGCGTTTTCCCTTTATCAGCAATTACCGGTATTGCCCTTCTTTTCCCTGACCCTTGCCTACAATACCGGGGCTGCTTTCAGTTTTCTCAGTGATGCGTCCGGTTGGCAGCGCTGGTTTCTCAGTGGTGTCGCTATTATTGTCAGCATCATGCTGGTGGGGTGGTTGAAGCAGCTTCGCTCAGGGGAAAACTGGCAGGCCTGCTCTCTGTCATTAATACTGGGCGGTGCGTTGGGGAATTTGATTGATCGGTTGTTGCATGGGCATGTCACCGACTTCCTGTTGTTTTACTACAAAAACTGGTATTTTCCGGCATTCAATCTGGCGGATACAGCCATTACGGTGGGTGCCGCCATGTTGATTCTGGATATGTTCCGGAGTAATCCTTCGGTGGAAAGTAGCAGCAACGATAAATAG
- a CDS encoding pilus assembly PilX family protein: MGIILTAAGQHTESFWKSRLLHPETGERGSILLVSLVMLLVMTVAGLTAVKMATLEEKMSGNYQDQQMAFYAAEAALKEAENFIADNELALSGFGVNCDNGYCFAGSDIDDIGSCDPGVSEPWLTGTLWSASDRHRVTTVTISGISARAKYIIEFRCYIAKEASGPLPDPANRGDWAQFYRITALATGGSGDSRVMLQTSYKKSS; this comes from the coding sequence ATGGGAATCATTTTAACTGCCGCAGGCCAACATACTGAGTCTTTCTGGAAAAGCCGTTTATTGCATCCGGAAACAGGTGAGAGAGGAAGTATATTGCTGGTCAGCCTGGTGATGTTGCTGGTTATGACGGTTGCTGGTTTGACCGCTGTAAAAATGGCAACGCTTGAAGAGAAGATGAGTGGTAATTATCAGGATCAGCAGATGGCATTTTATGCGGCAGAGGCGGCGTTAAAAGAGGCGGAAAATTTTATTGCCGATAATGAACTGGCCTTATCAGGCTTTGGCGTGAATTGTGACAATGGGTACTGTTTTGCCGGAAGCGATATTGACGATATTGGCAGCTGTGACCCGGGTGTTTCCGAGCCCTGGTTAACGGGTACCTTGTGGAGTGCGAGCGATCGGCACAGAGTGACGACAGTTACCATCAGCGGTATATCAGCCCGGGCCAAATACATTATTGAGTTTCGCTGCTATATCGCCAAAGAGGCATCAGGGCCTTTACCAGACCCGGCCAACCGTGGGGACTGGGCTCAATTCTATCGGATTACCGCTCTGGCTACTGGCGGTTCGGGTGATTCGCGGGTAATGCTTCAAACGTCGTATAAAAAAAGCAGCTGA
- a CDS encoding PilW family protein: MKRSEKGFSLVEMMIALVLGLVLFTGVGHLVLASSRSWVLQDELARVQENGRLALDILGQSISTAGYTGCPAQAKLANLVYSDNDNRQWMMHFDKGVLGIPAGNSVEQQLDSNAISEAIIIHSVDSNQSTLVSGHNTGTASATLAQSRSHDEGDLLALISSDCGQVSIFRAGAATTNSVVTHPAAGSSSLYNCISQLQGNFSCHGSTVGSGNISHRGSRLAPLQSYAFYLRESNNVPTLYRKLAGEYASGNSINTEALVEGIEDLSIRYGLDSDNDGVANRYMTVGEITPYSDEWRQIITVKLELLVRSFTEVAPEAQAYFFAGQRVLPDDLYVRRSFMKTIKLRNRGL, from the coding sequence ATGAAGCGGAGTGAGAAAGGATTCTCTTTGGTTGAAATGATGATTGCCCTGGTCCTTGGTCTGGTTCTTTTTACCGGGGTTGGCCACCTGGTACTGGCATCCAGCCGATCGTGGGTATTGCAGGATGAGCTGGCACGGGTTCAGGAAAATGGTCGGCTGGCCCTGGATATTCTGGGGCAAAGTATCAGTACTGCGGGATATACCGGCTGTCCTGCCCAGGCAAAGCTGGCCAATTTAGTCTATTCCGATAACGATAATCGTCAGTGGATGATGCATTTTGATAAAGGCGTTCTGGGCATTCCTGCCGGTAACAGTGTTGAGCAGCAGCTGGACAGCAATGCTATCTCTGAAGCCATTATTATCCACAGTGTTGATAGCAATCAGTCCACCCTGGTCAGTGGCCATAATACTGGCACTGCTTCGGCAACACTGGCACAAAGCCGTAGCCATGATGAAGGTGATCTTCTGGCGCTGATTTCATCAGACTGTGGGCAGGTTTCCATTTTCCGGGCAGGGGCGGCAACAACCAATAGTGTGGTGACGCATCCGGCAGCAGGCAGTAGCAGCCTTTACAACTGTATCAGTCAGTTACAGGGTAACTTCAGTTGTCATGGCAGTACTGTTGGTTCCGGCAATATCAGTCACCGGGGATCACGACTGGCACCTTTGCAGTCTTATGCCTTCTATCTGAGGGAAAGCAATAACGTACCGACACTGTACCGGAAACTGGCGGGTGAATACGCCAGTGGCAATAGCATCAATACAGAAGCGCTGGTCGAAGGCATTGAAGACCTGAGTATTCGTTATGGGCTGGACAGTGATAATGACGGGGTTGCCAACCGGTATATGACCGTCGGTGAAATAACACCTTACAGCGATGAGTGGCGGCAGATTATTACGGTCAAGCTTGAACTGCTGGTTCGGAGTTTTACTGAAGTGGCTCCGGAAGCTCAGGCCTATTTCTTTGCTGGCCAGCGAGTGCTGCCTGATGATCTCTATGTTCGTCGAAGCTTTATGAAAACCATTAAGCTGAGGAACCGGGGGCTGTGA
- the ileS gene encoding isoleucine--tRNA ligase: protein MSDYKHTLNLPQTDFPMRGNLAQREPQMLKRWYDMDLYEEIRKISQGREKFILHDGPPYANGDIHIGHAVNKILKDIIVKAKTLDGYDAPYVPGWDCHGLPIEHKVEGMLGKAGDKVDFKTFRKKCREYAAKQVDGQREDFKRMGVFGDWDKPYLTMDFQTEADIIRSLGKIAANGHLVKGYKPVYWSVVGGSALAEAEVEYQDKTSTQIDVRYAALDEADLLSAFTFDSPKGQGEGEVAVVIWTTTPWTLPSSQAVSMGGDLDYALVQCQVNGEPARLVLAEALVASAMQRYGIEDYTIIARAKGAAFERKKVAHPFYDRDLPLILGDHVTIDAGTGNVHTAPDHGVDDFNVGRHYGIGTLNYLDDSGYYRANVELFAGEHVYKVDPKVVEVLVEKGRLLAQEKLTHSYPHCWRTKTPLIFRATPQWFISMTKEHLLDTAMDSLKGVVFTPEWGRNRMEAMLGQSPDWCISRQRTWGVPIALFIHKETEELHPETQALIEQVALKVEQEGMDAWFDLEPADMLGAEDAEHYVQVTDTLDVWFDSGVTHYSVIERRDGLQFPADLYLEGSDQHRGWFQSSLKTSIAMHGVPPYKGLLTHGFTVDANGRKMSKSLGNVIAPQKVFKSLGADILRLWVSATDYTSEMTVSDDILKRTADSYRRIRNTARFLLSNLTGFNPETDAVAWEDMLSLDKWAVDRTLRLQNEVVDAYNSYNFLSVYQKVHNFCSLDLGGFYLDIIKDRQYTTAQDSLARRSCQTAMYHIIEAFVRWMAPITSFTADEIWEAMPGQRGASVFLETWYEGLNSLEGDELGREFWNTILDVKTAVNKALEDARVAGTIGGSLEAEVTLFADEMLTEKLNRLGNELRFVLITSAATVKSLADAGDVAATELAGLKVLVEKAGHKKCERCWHRREDVGTIAEHPELCGRCVANVEGSGEQRQFA, encoded by the coding sequence ATGTCCGACTACAAGCATACATTGAATTTGCCGCAGACCGATTTTCCGATGCGCGGCAATTTGGCCCAGCGTGAGCCACAAATGCTCAAGCGCTGGTATGACATGGATCTCTACGAAGAAATTCGCAAGATCAGCCAGGGACGGGAAAAGTTTATTCTCCATGATGGCCCTCCCTATGCCAATGGTGATATCCACATCGGCCATGCCGTTAACAAGATCCTGAAGGATATTATCGTTAAAGCCAAAACACTCGATGGCTACGATGCCCCTTACGTTCCGGGCTGGGACTGCCATGGTCTGCCGATTGAGCATAAGGTCGAAGGTATGCTCGGCAAGGCCGGCGATAAAGTGGATTTCAAAACCTTCCGCAAAAAGTGCCGTGAATACGCCGCCAAACAGGTGGATGGCCAGCGTGAAGACTTCAAGCGCATGGGGGTGTTTGGCGACTGGGACAAGCCATACCTGACCATGGATTTCCAGACCGAAGCTGACATCATCCGTTCTCTGGGCAAAATTGCTGCCAATGGCCATCTGGTCAAAGGCTATAAGCCGGTTTACTGGAGTGTTGTCGGTGGCTCTGCCCTGGCGGAAGCAGAAGTTGAGTATCAGGATAAAACCTCTACCCAGATTGATGTGCGTTATGCAGCGCTTGATGAAGCTGATCTGTTAAGTGCGTTTACTTTTGATTCCCCAAAAGGGCAGGGTGAAGGTGAGGTAGCCGTCGTTATCTGGACGACAACACCATGGACCCTGCCATCCTCCCAGGCGGTCAGCATGGGCGGCGATCTGGATTACGCCCTGGTGCAGTGCCAGGTGAATGGTGAACCTGCCCGTCTGGTTCTGGCTGAGGCATTGGTGGCCAGTGCCATGCAGCGTTATGGCATTGAAGACTATACGATCATTGCCCGGGCAAAGGGCGCAGCGTTTGAACGCAAGAAAGTTGCCCATCCATTCTATGACCGGGACCTGCCGCTGATACTGGGTGACCACGTCACCATTGACGCGGGTACCGGTAATGTTCATACGGCACCTGACCACGGTGTTGATGACTTTAATGTGGGGCGTCACTACGGCATCGGTACCCTGAACTATCTGGACGACAGTGGTTATTACCGTGCCAACGTAGAACTGTTTGCCGGTGAGCACGTTTACAAGGTTGACCCGAAAGTGGTTGAGGTTCTGGTTGAGAAAGGTCGACTGCTGGCTCAGGAAAAACTGACGCACAGCTACCCTCACTGCTGGCGTACCAAAACACCACTGATTTTCCGTGCCACGCCCCAGTGGTTTATCAGCATGACCAAAGAACACCTGCTGGATACCGCTATGGATTCCCTGAAAGGTGTCGTGTTTACCCCTGAGTGGGGCCGTAACCGGATGGAAGCCATGCTGGGCCAGAGTCCGGACTGGTGTATCTCCCGTCAGCGTACCTGGGGTGTGCCGATTGCGCTGTTTATCCATAAAGAGACCGAAGAGCTGCATCCGGAAACTCAGGCACTGATTGAACAAGTCGCACTGAAAGTTGAACAGGAGGGGATGGACGCCTGGTTTGATCTGGAACCTGCGGATATGCTCGGTGCTGAAGATGCTGAACACTATGTGCAAGTGACCGATACGCTGGATGTCTGGTTTGATTCCGGTGTTACTCACTATTCGGTGATCGAGCGACGTGATGGGCTGCAATTCCCCGCAGACCTCTATCTGGAAGGTTCTGACCAGCACCGTGGCTGGTTCCAGTCGTCCCTGAAAACCAGTATTGCCATGCATGGCGTGCCGCCCTACAAAGGCCTGCTGACCCATGGCTTTACCGTGGATGCCAATGGTCGGAAGATGTCCAAGTCGCTGGGTAATGTGATTGCTCCCCAGAAGGTCTTCAAGTCTCTGGGTGCGGATATTCTGCGTCTCTGGGTCTCTGCTACAGATTACACCTCAGAAATGACCGTTTCTGATGATATCCTCAAGCGCACGGCAGACAGCTATCGTCGTATTCGTAATACCGCACGCTTCCTGTTGTCCAACCTGACCGGTTTCAACCCAGAAACTGATGCGGTTGCCTGGGAGGATATGCTGTCACTGGATAAGTGGGCTGTGGATCGTACCCTGAGACTGCAAAATGAAGTGGTGGATGCGTACAACAGCTACAACTTCCTTTCGGTCTATCAGAAAGTTCACAATTTCTGCTCACTGGATCTGGGTGGTTTCTATCTGGATATCATCAAGGACCGTCAGTACACCACTGCGCAGGACAGTCTGGCCCGTCGCAGCTGTCAAACGGCGATGTACCATATCATCGAGGCCTTTGTCCGCTGGATGGCTCCCATCACCAGTTTTACTGCCGACGAAATCTGGGAAGCGATGCCCGGGCAGCGTGGTGCATCGGTTTTCCTGGAAACCTGGTACGAAGGGCTGAACAGTCTGGAAGGTGATGAACTTGGCCGTGAGTTCTGGAATACGATTCTGGACGTGAAGACGGCAGTGAACAAAGCCCTCGAAGATGCCCGTGTGGCTGGAACTATCGGTGGCTCTCTGGAAGCGGAAGTGACTCTGTTTGCCGATGAGATGCTGACAGAAAAACTGAACCGTCTGGGTAATGAGTTGCGGTTTGTGCTGATTACCTCTGCGGCTACCGTTAAGTCACTGGCTGATGCGGGTGATGTTGCGGCAACTGAACTGGCAGGACTCAAAGTGCTGGTTGAGAAGGCCGGACACAAGAAGTGTGAGCGTTGCTGGCATCGCCGAGAAGATGTCGGCACCATTGCCGAACATCCGGAGCTTTGTGGCCGCTGTGTTGCAAACGTAGAAGGCAGTGGCGAACAGCGGCAATTTGCCTGA
- a CDS encoding GspH/FimT family pseudopilin: MKYKVGHRFSAIHVASSHTACESNRHFPSEYFPQTPLKTMGVSLVELLVSLSVAAILIAVSAPGMKTLIVNNRIDNVADELYGSLMLARSEAVKRQRTVSLCSTVDDLTCDESNAGWHHGWLIFTDERDDGLLNDSDQVIRRVAGQSELISILWNRGYSLRFNSRGQTSQAGTFQVCDQDSNSDAKAIIISMTGRLRTEEWGACG; the protein is encoded by the coding sequence ATGAAGTACAAGGTTGGGCATCGTTTCTCAGCAATTCATGTTGCCAGCTCTCATACAGCCTGTGAGAGCAATCGCCATTTCCCGTCTGAATATTTCCCCCAAACTCCGTTAAAAACAATGGGTGTTTCTCTGGTTGAGTTACTGGTCTCCCTGTCCGTTGCGGCTATTTTGATCGCAGTGTCGGCACCCGGCATGAAAACCCTTATCGTCAATAACCGGATCGATAATGTGGCAGATGAACTGTATGGCAGTTTGATGCTGGCCAGATCTGAGGCTGTCAAACGACAACGAACCGTTTCATTATGTAGCACTGTGGATGATCTGACCTGCGATGAAAGTAACGCTGGCTGGCATCACGGCTGGCTTATTTTTACGGATGAACGTGATGATGGTCTATTGAACGACAGTGACCAGGTGATTCGTCGTGTTGCAGGGCAGTCAGAGCTTATCTCAATCCTGTGGAATCGTGGTTACAGCCTTCGCTTCAATAGCCGTGGCCAGACCAGTCAGGCAGGCACTTTTCAGGTTTGTGACCAGGACAGTAACAGTGATGCCAAAGCAATTATTATCAGCATGACAGGCCGTCTCCGGACGGAGGAGTGGGGCGCATGCGGCTGA